One genomic window of Evansella cellulosilytica DSM 2522 includes the following:
- a CDS encoding sigma-70 family RNA polymerase sigma factor, translating to MDVVDRLRNKDEEALRELMDSYGNELIRTAILLVKDEFLAQEIVQDTFITAFKKIHTLEKKEKLKSWLFIITLNGCKARMRSWSWKNIFLSKRGEEFTNIEDSKKIPEQLLIQSLNDGSLHKAIQSLSYPYREAITLFYFQELSIKEISFYIKEKENTVKTRLARARGQLKEVLTKGALHDE from the coding sequence GTGGATGTTGTTGACCGTTTACGAAATAAAGATGAAGAAGCTTTAAGAGAGCTGATGGATAGCTATGGAAACGAATTAATTCGTACTGCTATTCTCCTTGTGAAAGATGAATTTCTAGCACAGGAAATTGTTCAAGATACGTTTATAACAGCCTTTAAAAAAATCCATACGTTAGAAAAAAAAGAAAAGCTAAAAAGCTGGTTATTTATCATTACATTAAATGGTTGTAAAGCAAGGATGAGAAGCTGGAGCTGGAAAAACATTTTCCTTTCCAAGCGTGGAGAAGAATTTACAAATATAGAAGACTCAAAGAAGATACCGGAACAGTTACTCATACAATCGTTAAATGATGGCAGCTTACATAAGGCAATACAATCACTTTCGTATCCTTACAGAGAAGCCATTACGCTATTTTATTTCCAAGAGCTATCAATTAAAGAAATTTCATTCTATATAAAAGAAAAGGAAAACACTGTGAAAACAAGGTTAGCTCGTGCGAGAGGACAATTAAAAGAGGTATTAACGAAAGGAGCGTTGCATGATGAATAA
- the modA gene encoding molybdate ABC transporter substrate-binding protein — MYMLSITIFLLFISCSSPHNSQSPNNELTIAAAANKQLAFTEIGRRFEEETGTNVTFSFGSSGQLAEQIENGAPFDIFAAANIDFVDRLREQDLLIQETETTYAYGRIGVATLPNTSFSINHLDDLLQDDIKRIAIANPDHAPYGLAAKETLVATGLWEDVESKLVYGRNINDTLTFIETGNAEAGIIALSLYKEEKMDFFLIDDQLHEPLEHVIAVINRTNAEELAREFISFIKGPIGKPIMESYGFVVPEGK, encoded by the coding sequence ATGTATATGTTATCTATCACTATTTTCCTATTATTTATAAGTTGCAGTTCCCCTCACAATTCACAATCTCCAAATAATGAATTAACGATAGCTGCTGCAGCCAATAAGCAGCTAGCATTCACAGAAATTGGAAGGCGATTTGAAGAAGAAACTGGGACAAACGTTACTTTTTCCTTTGGCTCTTCGGGGCAATTGGCGGAGCAAATAGAAAATGGAGCCCCGTTTGATATTTTTGCTGCAGCAAACATTGATTTTGTTGACCGATTACGAGAGCAAGACCTTCTCATCCAAGAAACAGAGACTACATATGCATATGGAAGAATTGGAGTGGCTACTCTCCCCAACACTTCCTTCTCTATTAATCATCTTGACGATTTACTACAAGATGATATAAAACGAATTGCTATTGCTAACCCTGATCATGCTCCGTATGGATTAGCAGCTAAAGAAACGCTCGTTGCAACTGGATTATGGGAAGATGTAGAATCGAAATTAGTATATGGGAGAAACATCAACGACACGTTAACGTTTATCGAGACAGGAAATGCTGAAGCTGGTATTATTGCATTATCTTTATATAAGGAGGAGAAGATGGACTTCTTCCTCATTGATGATCAGTTACATGAACCGTTAGAACACGTCATTGCCGTTATAAATCGTACAAATGCAGAGGAATTAGCTCGTGAGTTTATTTCATTTATTAAAGGACCTATCGGTAAACCGATCATGGAAAGTTATGGTTTCGTAGTTCCGGAGGGAAAATAG
- the modB gene encoding molybdate ABC transporter permease subunit, with product MFDDINLFPLFLSLRVAFTATLFALIIGLPIAYYISRSKGRFADMIDTIITLPIVLPPTVLGYYLLVLFGRQSPIGGFLEGHFNITIVFTPTGAVIAALIVSIPFLIKSARTAFSSIDSSYIQAARVLGHSELNIFFTIIFPLAWRGIAAGITLGFARALGDFGATLMIAGSIPNETMTMPIAIYDALLAGNRELANVLVMIMTIVSIIVLYAINRLEKRLIRTKE from the coding sequence ATGTTTGATGATATTAATTTATTTCCACTTTTTTTATCCTTAAGGGTTGCCTTTACTGCAACGCTTTTTGCACTCATTATCGGTCTCCCAATAGCTTATTATATAAGTCGCTCCAAAGGGCGATTCGCAGATATGATTGATACAATCATTACATTACCAATTGTATTGCCTCCAACTGTGCTAGGATACTACTTACTTGTTTTATTTGGCAGACAAAGTCCAATAGGAGGATTTCTTGAAGGTCACTTTAATATTACGATTGTTTTCACACCAACTGGAGCCGTTATTGCGGCGTTAATCGTTTCTATTCCGTTTTTAATTAAATCTGCTCGCACAGCATTTTCAAGCATTGATTCGTCTTATATTCAAGCGGCCAGAGTGTTAGGACACTCAGAATTAAATATATTTTTTACAATTATCTTCCCATTAGCCTGGCGTGGCATTGCAGCAGGCATTACATTAGGATTTGCACGAGCATTAGGTGATTTTGGTGCAACATTGATGATAGCTGGAAGCATTCCAAACGAAACGATGACAATGCCAATTGCAATTTATGATGCATTGCTTGCCGGAAATCGAGAGCTTGCTAATGTTTTAGTGATGATCATGACTATCGTCTCCATTATCGTTCTTTATGCTATCAACCGATTAGAAAAAAGACTAATAAGGACAAAAGAATGA
- a CDS encoding sulfate/molybdate ABC transporter ATP-binding protein: MVTILKVAIQKSLQHFKLNTTFEVHAGITGIIGPSGSGKSITLQCIAGLQKPDSGSINLNGVTLFDKNNRIFVKPKDRKIGYVFQNYALFPHLTVEQNIAYGLKSERKNDIKSKVKTMIHTVQLTGYEKYYPHQLSGGQQQRVALARTLITDPEVLLLDEPFSALDHQVKQIMEQEVIRIIKENFQGIVLLVTHNMEEAYRLCDTFMLYHEGTIVQSGHKDHVFKQPRNVIAANIVGCQNILKVDSVNHLQNNVDCTVSGVKIRIAKPKAYNAKYIGIYAEDVLFVNSDDHDDNVFSYQLLETIKGIHHANIIVVVEDSFKIQATIPNEKVAFLNDNNRVKLPSHQLFLLEE; this comes from the coding sequence GTGGTTACCATACTGAAAGTTGCTATTCAAAAATCACTGCAGCATTTTAAACTTAATACAACATTTGAGGTTCATGCGGGGATAACAGGCATTATTGGTCCATCGGGTAGTGGTAAAAGTATTACGTTACAATGTATTGCTGGGTTACAAAAACCGGATAGTGGATCAATCAATTTAAATGGCGTCACCCTTTTCGATAAAAATAATCGTATTTTTGTAAAACCTAAGGATAGAAAAATAGGCTATGTCTTTCAAAATTATGCTTTATTTCCTCATTTAACTGTTGAACAAAATATTGCATATGGTCTAAAGTCTGAACGAAAAAATGACATTAAAAGTAAAGTAAAGACTATGATTCATACAGTTCAACTTACAGGCTACGAAAAGTATTACCCTCACCAGCTATCTGGAGGACAACAGCAAAGAGTCGCTTTAGCGAGAACATTGATCACAGATCCTGAAGTACTATTACTAGATGAGCCATTCTCTGCACTCGATCACCAAGTGAAACAAATAATGGAGCAGGAAGTAATACGTATCATTAAAGAGAATTTTCAAGGCATTGTACTTCTAGTTACCCATAATATGGAGGAAGCCTATAGGCTTTGTGATACGTTCATGCTATACCATGAGGGAACTATCGTACAAAGTGGACATAAAGATCATGTCTTTAAACAGCCAAGAAATGTGATCGCGGCTAACATTGTTGGTTGTCAAAACATTCTCAAAGTTGATTCTGTTAATCATTTACAAAACAATGTCGACTGTACCGTTTCTGGTGTAAAAATACGTATTGCAAAACCAAAAGCATATAACGCAAAGTACATTGGGATATATGCTGAGGATGTTCTGTTTGTAAATAGTGACGACCATGATGATAATGTTTTTTCCTATCAATTACTTGAAACAATAAAAGGCATCCACCACGCAAATATTATAGTAGTAGTGGAGGATTCCTTTAAAATACAGGCAACTATTCCTAATGAGAAGGTTGCTTTCCTAAATGACAATAACCGAGTTAAGCTCCCTTCACATCAATTATTTTTATTAGAAGAATGA
- a CDS encoding ABC transporter permease has protein sequence MAKSLVTKTSHLSTFILKLDRIRIPLWLLGLTLFTLIVPIAYDDLYGNDQERAGIAETMANPAMTAMTGPADLENYTVGVMTAHAMLLMTAVVVGLMAILIVTRHTRADEEDGRIELIRSLPVGRLSYLNATLIVLVITSVLLTFIIGFGLYALGIETLDLQGSLLYGAALGGTCLFFGGVTAVFAQISDSSRGTIGLSIAVLLISYLFRAITDVSNDTLSWLAPLGWVTKMEVYGENNWWPLALMIGGAILLFILANYLNAIRDLERGFLPTKGGKRFASKLLLSPLGLAIRLQRTGIIAWAVGMFVLGASYGSVLGDLEAFFGDNEMMKQILADIEGASIVEQFLPMLMIVITLLATVPPIMAMNKLRGEEKKDRIDHILGRAISRNHLMGSYIVIAVINGFLMFSLAALGLWSAGDAVMEEGLSFSMIYGTMMSYFPAMLVMVAICVFFIGFLPRLTSLIWLYFLYSFMTLYLGNMFQLSDWVGKLSPFGHIPQAPVEEVTFLPLIILSLIAVLLMVVGFIGFNRRDIETS, from the coding sequence ATGGCTAAAAGTTTAGTCACAAAAACAAGCCACCTATCTACATTTATTTTAAAGCTTGATCGAATTAGAATCCCACTATGGTTATTAGGACTTACACTTTTTACATTAATTGTTCCGATTGCCTATGATGATTTATATGGAAATGATCAAGAGAGAGCTGGAATAGCGGAGACGATGGCAAATCCAGCGATGACCGCGATGACAGGTCCAGCTGATTTAGAGAATTATACTGTTGGCGTCATGACTGCACATGCGATGCTGTTAATGACAGCAGTCGTTGTAGGTTTGATGGCGATTTTAATCGTGACACGTCATACTAGAGCAGACGAAGAGGATGGACGCATTGAACTAATACGCTCACTACCTGTAGGGAGACTTTCTTACTTAAATGCCACATTAATAGTGTTAGTCATTACAAGTGTTTTGTTGACATTTATTATTGGTTTTGGACTTTATGCACTTGGAATTGAAACGTTGGATCTTCAAGGGTCGTTACTGTATGGCGCTGCTCTCGGAGGAACGTGTCTGTTCTTTGGGGGAGTCACGGCTGTTTTTGCGCAAATATCAGATAGCTCGCGTGGGACAATAGGTTTGTCTATTGCTGTTTTGCTTATATCATATTTATTCCGTGCGATTACGGACGTAAGCAATGACACGTTATCTTGGTTAGCACCACTAGGTTGGGTAACGAAAATGGAAGTATATGGAGAAAATAATTGGTGGCCACTAGCACTCATGATTGGCGGGGCAATACTGTTATTTATTCTGGCAAACTATTTAAATGCGATTCGAGATTTAGAGAGAGGATTTTTACCTACTAAGGGAGGGAAGCGTTTCGCATCAAAGCTTTTACTAAGCCCACTTGGACTTGCAATCCGTCTTCAACGAACAGGTATTATCGCCTGGGCTGTTGGGATGTTTGTACTTGGAGCATCTTATGGGTCTGTATTAGGCGATTTAGAAGCATTCTTTGGCGATAATGAAATGATGAAACAAATACTTGCAGACATAGAAGGTGCATCTATTGTTGAGCAGTTCTTGCCAATGTTAATGATTGTGATTACGTTATTAGCTACTGTTCCTCCAATTATGGCGATGAATAAACTTCGTGGTGAGGAGAAAAAAGATCGTATAGACCATATATTAGGCAGAGCAATTTCGAGAAATCATTTGATGGGAAGCTATATCGTTATTGCAGTTATAAACGGATTCCTGATGTTTTCACTAGCTGCTCTAGGGCTTTGGTCAGCTGGAGATGCTGTAATGGAGGAAGGACTTAGCTTTAGTATGATATATGGTACAATGATGAGCTACTTCCCGGCAATGTTAGTCATGGTTGCGATTTGCGTATTTTTTATTGGCTTTTTGCCAAGGCTTACGTCTCTTATTTGGTTATATTTCCTATATTCCTTTATGACTTTATATTTAGGCAATATGTTCCAGCTTTCCGATTGGGTAGGGAAATTGTCGCCTTTCGGACATATACCTCAAGCACCAGTTGAGGAAGTTACGTTTTTACCTTTAATTATCTTGTCGTTAATCGCAGTTCTATTAATGGTAGTAGGGTTTATCGGCTTTAACAGGAGAGATATTGAAACTAGTTAA
- a CDS encoding ABC transporter ATP-binding protein: MAFLKVTNLTKEFGKFRALDGVNLEVNRGEVFGFIGPNGAGKSTTIRVLLGILKATKGEVQIFDMDAWNDAVDIHKRVAYVPGDVNLWPNLTGGEVIDLFVKLRGGNNTNTREELIKRFNLDPTKKCRTYSKGNRQKVALIAAFSSDADLYILDEPTSGLDPLMENVFQECVMEVKQQGKSVLLSSHILSEVEKLCDRVGIIREGRIIETGSLSELRHLTRTQMYVETKEPVNELANMLGVHELEEKENGLSFQVDSEQMDHVMKHVSQFGILKLESAPPTLEDLFMRHYEGSNKSTGAGGEK; this comes from the coding sequence ATGGCTTTTTTAAAAGTAACAAATTTGACAAAGGAGTTCGGTAAGTTCAGGGCTTTAGACGGCGTTAATTTAGAGGTAAACAGAGGCGAGGTTTTTGGCTTTATTGGGCCTAATGGGGCTGGGAAATCTACTACGATACGTGTTCTTCTCGGAATATTAAAAGCTACAAAAGGAGAAGTGCAGATTTTTGATATGGATGCTTGGAATGACGCTGTAGACATTCATAAGCGGGTTGCATACGTTCCAGGAGATGTCAATTTATGGCCTAATTTAACAGGAGGCGAAGTTATTGACTTATTTGTAAAGCTTCGTGGAGGAAATAACACAAATACGCGAGAGGAACTGATAAAAAGGTTTAATTTAGACCCCACTAAGAAATGTAGAACATATTCAAAAGGGAATCGGCAAAAGGTTGCTTTAATAGCAGCATTTTCTTCAGATGCTGATTTATATATTTTAGACGAACCGACTTCAGGACTTGACCCGTTAATGGAAAATGTATTCCAAGAATGTGTCATGGAAGTTAAACAGCAAGGGAAAAGTGTACTATTGTCTAGCCATATATTATCAGAGGTAGAGAAGCTATGTGATCGAGTTGGGATTATTCGCGAAGGTAGAATAATAGAAACAGGCTCCCTAAGTGAATTGCGTCACCTCACTAGAACACAAATGTATGTGGAAACGAAAGAGCCTGTTAACGAACTAGCTAATATGTTAGGAGTTCACGAACTTGAAGAAAAAGAGAATGGACTTTCATTCCAGGTAGATAGTGAGCAAATGGACCATGTCATGAAACATGTGAGTCAATTTGGCATTTTGAAGCTAGAAAGTGCACCTCCAACGCTTGAGGATTTATTTATGCGCCACTATGAAGGCTCGAATAAAAGTACAGGAGCTGGAGGTGAAAAATAA
- a CDS encoding TetR/AcrR family transcriptional regulator, whose translation MDGFERRRQRKKTEILEASLELFMNYGVQKVSITEIATKANVSQVTIYNYFQSKDNLAHETIIYYVDKAWEEGLKILESDLSFPEKVKFLIFNKKQAADKIHEDFYLFMMKEYSGGLSYIEDFYQKRAIPRLIELFNEGRKEGFVDPEISNEAILFFIHMIKEYSQREDVYTKILPLTEDIMKLLFYGIAGKEKNEKRHTDLPD comes from the coding sequence ATGGACGGATTTGAGCGTCGTAGACAACGAAAAAAAACAGAAATATTAGAGGCTTCATTAGAGCTATTTATGAATTACGGTGTACAAAAAGTTTCTATCACCGAAATTGCTACAAAGGCAAATGTATCTCAAGTAACCATTTATAATTACTTTCAAAGTAAGGATAATTTAGCTCATGAAACAATCATTTACTATGTGGATAAAGCTTGGGAAGAAGGCCTGAAGATACTAGAAAGTGATTTGTCATTTCCTGAAAAAGTGAAGTTTCTTATTTTCAATAAAAAGCAAGCAGCAGATAAGATACATGAGGACTTTTACCTCTTTATGATGAAGGAATACTCGGGTGGCCTTAGCTATATTGAAGATTTTTATCAAAAAAGGGCCATCCCACGTCTCATTGAATTGTTTAATGAAGGAAGAAAGGAAGGATTTGTTGATCCTGAAATATCGAATGAGGCTATCCTCTTTTTTATTCATATGATAAAAGAATATTCTCAACGTGAGGATGTTTACACGAAAATACTACCGCTGACTGAAGATATTATGAAGCTTTTGTTTTATGGGATTGCAGGGAAAGAAAAGAATGAAAAAAGACATACAGATTTACCTGATTAG
- a CDS encoding acylphosphatase, giving the protein MKRAFIIIVKGKVQGVGFRRYTKKKAMQFNVLGWVKNNKDGSVEIHVEGGEDGVNSFINKLRVGPKSSEIKSVYIEEKSKLEGFKSFRIKKGNN; this is encoded by the coding sequence ATGAAGAGGGCTTTCATTATCATTGTTAAAGGTAAAGTTCAAGGTGTTGGATTTAGAAGGTATACAAAAAAGAAAGCGATGCAATTCAATGTGTTAGGGTGGGTGAAAAATAACAAAGATGGAAGTGTTGAAATTCATGTAGAAGGTGGTGAAGATGGAGTCAATAGTTTTATTAATAAATTGAGGGTAGGACCGAAGTCTTCAGAAATAAAATCGGTTTATATTGAAGAGAAAAGTAAATTAGAAGGGTTTAAGAGTTTCAGAATAAAAAAGGGGAATAATTAA
- a CDS encoding YheC/YheD family protein, with the protein MNINPYIGVLLNQKTINRLLKKQKLLKKNLKIYYLVERNKNMNTKLYFFSLKNIDYLQLRIKGTFYNWKKERWEQRHFPFPDVFYNRVAKGLESKTTHIIVFKRKLNELNVKQINPKHDFNKWELYEKLSKGRRGKIKLPKTVLFQEKESLNNMLKKYTSVYVKDVKGRRGKSVLKITKLNNGQFECKQFTSRVKTITLGNLDETLQYIKTIFTKKNFIIQQAIQLETYKDAIFDMRAEVQRNGKGKLVVAGIPVRVAHSNSPVTSSRTKTNIFPFKQFFVNKLGYSTKQYLDFNEKVTTFLENVYRSVEKKYGRFGELGIDFALDKKGNLWLIECNATSGKRAFIQAYDDQSIQNLQGNVLSYAKWLVRTNH; encoded by the coding sequence TTGAATATTAATCCTTACATCGGTGTTTTACTAAATCAGAAAACAATTAACAGACTTCTAAAAAAACAAAAATTACTAAAAAAAAATTTAAAAATATACTATTTAGTAGAGCGGAATAAAAATATGAATACAAAGCTTTACTTTTTTTCATTAAAAAATATCGATTATTTACAATTAAGAATAAAGGGGACTTTCTACAATTGGAAAAAAGAACGATGGGAACAAAGGCATTTTCCATTTCCAGATGTTTTTTACAATCGCGTTGCTAAAGGATTAGAGAGTAAGACAACTCATATTATAGTATTTAAAAGAAAGCTGAATGAATTAAATGTAAAGCAAATAAATCCAAAACATGACTTTAATAAATGGGAATTATATGAAAAACTCTCAAAAGGTAGAAGAGGAAAAATTAAGTTACCAAAAACTGTTTTATTTCAAGAAAAAGAGAGCCTTAATAACATGCTTAAAAAATATACTTCTGTATACGTAAAAGACGTTAAAGGTAGACGTGGAAAGAGTGTGCTAAAAATAACAAAGCTTAATAATGGTCAGTTTGAGTGTAAACAATTCACATCTAGAGTCAAAACCATTACGCTGGGTAATTTAGACGAAACACTGCAATATATAAAAACAATTTTTACAAAGAAAAATTTCATTATTCAGCAAGCAATTCAGTTAGAAACATATAAAGACGCCATTTTTGACATGCGTGCGGAAGTTCAACGAAACGGAAAAGGAAAATTGGTTGTTGCCGGCATACCTGTAAGAGTTGCTCATAGCAATTCACCTGTAACAAGCTCTAGAACGAAAACAAATATTTTCCCTTTCAAACAATTTTTCGTTAATAAACTTGGTTACTCAACAAAACAATACCTCGATTTCAATGAAAAAGTGACGACTTTTCTTGAAAATGTCTATAGGAGCGTAGAGAAAAAATATGGTAGGTTTGGTGAACTAGGTATTGATTTCGCTTTAGATAAGAAAGGAAACTTATGGTTAATTGAATGTAATGCAACATCCGGTAAAAGAGCCTTCATACAAGCATATGATGATCAATCGATTCAAAACCTACAAGGTAATGTACTATCTTATGCTAAATGGTTAGTACGCACAAACCATTAA
- a CDS encoding aspartate/glutamate racemase family protein, whose amino-acid sequence MNKNSRTIGILGGMGPMATVDLFKKIVNESGAERDQDHHKIIIFNNPKIPSRSEAILKGMNTAFPQLLKSAKTLEAAGADFIIIPCHTAHYWFRELQDQLNIPIINMIDNTVNYINSLTKNESQKVLILATRGTIYSKIFQNEFMIKRIPYVVPNSEEQEIVSKAIDFTKSNLVETNPYISKLNNMIDNYITGNHITCILAGCTEISLLLPYLTHKCSKIDSSLLLAKRAINEANQ is encoded by the coding sequence ATGAACAAAAACAGCAGAACAATTGGTATATTAGGTGGGATGGGACCAATGGCAACTGTTGATTTATTCAAAAAGATAGTAAATGAATCAGGGGCAGAAAGGGATCAAGATCACCATAAAATTATTATATTTAATAATCCTAAAATCCCATCAAGGAGTGAAGCAATATTAAAGGGGATGAATACCGCTTTTCCACAATTGTTAAAATCAGCTAAAACATTGGAAGCTGCTGGTGCTGATTTTATCATCATCCCATGTCATACTGCCCATTATTGGTTCAGAGAACTACAAGACCAACTAAATATCCCTATTATTAATATGATAGATAATACTGTAAATTATATAAATAGCTTAACAAAAAATGAATCTCAGAAAGTTCTTATATTGGCTACTAGAGGAACTATCTATTCAAAAATATTTCAAAATGAATTCATGATAAAAAGAATTCCTTACGTTGTACCGAATAGTGAAGAACAAGAGATTGTTTCAAAAGCAATTGATTTTACTAAGTCAAACTTAGTTGAAACGAACCCGTATATCAGTAAGTTAAATAACATGATAGATAACTATATCACAGGTAACCATATAACTTGTATTCTAGCTGGATGTACAGAGATCTCCTTATTACTTCCCTATTTAACTCATAAATGTTCAAAAATAGACTCATCCTTACTACTGGCAAAAAGAGCCATAAATGAAGCAAATCAGTGA
- a CDS encoding YheC/YheD family protein produces MSMVQASTKENFTNIGVLVRKSVRKKLLKQTPTPIFHIIQETSQKVRNINLYMFSKSNIDFDNSSIIGVAYNPLKKEYEEKKFPIPHVMYRRTSELSDSFIEKVRNNGTKFINSPKGFNNWVAYNHLNQSPDLQKHLPFTKICKDVDEIKTIFNFTNKIYVKSLVGGRGKHVMKIKKIPFEGYFCSYFNRKLFQFHYKHYSSLKKHLLSFYNDHFIIQEAIDLLSTDDRPIDLRAELQRNGNGIVTITGISARRGEQYSPITTHSDSYSLEEFCRNKLNYSDDKLISFHTKVSSFLKEIYEEMEKIYGQCGEMGIDFALDRHENLFFIECNSRSTKVSLKKAYGEEVIKQSFVDLWKYAKYISTK; encoded by the coding sequence ATGAGCATGGTACAGGCAAGTACGAAGGAAAATTTCACGAATATTGGCGTATTGGTTAGAAAAAGTGTAAGAAAGAAATTATTAAAGCAAACCCCAACACCAATATTCCATATTATTCAAGAAACATCACAAAAAGTAAGAAATATTAATTTGTATATGTTTTCAAAATCTAATATTGACTTTGATAACTCTTCTATTATAGGAGTAGCTTACAATCCATTAAAAAAAGAATATGAAGAAAAAAAATTCCCTATACCACATGTAATGTATAGAAGAACAAGTGAATTATCAGATTCATTTATTGAAAAGGTTAGAAATAATGGGACTAAATTTATAAATTCTCCAAAGGGGTTTAATAATTGGGTAGCATATAATCATTTAAATCAATCCCCAGACTTACAAAAACATTTACCCTTCACTAAAATATGCAAAGATGTTGATGAAATTAAAACGATTTTCAACTTTACAAATAAAATCTATGTTAAATCTCTCGTAGGTGGTCGCGGAAAACATGTAATGAAAATTAAAAAGATCCCCTTCGAAGGTTATTTTTGTAGTTACTTTAATAGAAAGTTATTTCAATTCCACTATAAACACTACTCTTCTTTAAAAAAACACCTCCTATCATTTTATAATGATCATTTTATCATACAGGAAGCTATAGATTTACTCAGTACAGATGATAGACCTATCGATTTACGCGCTGAACTACAAAGAAACGGAAATGGCATTGTCACAATAACTGGTATCTCGGCCAGAAGGGGAGAGCAATATTCTCCTATTACAACCCACTCCGATAGCTATTCGTTAGAGGAGTTTTGCAGAAATAAACTTAACTACTCTGATGACAAACTTATCTCTTTTCACACAAAGGTTTCTAGCTTTTTAAAAGAAATATATGAAGAAATGGAAAAAATTTATGGTCAATGTGGTGAAATGGGAATTGACTTTGCTCTTGATAGACATGAAAATCTCTTCTTTATAGAATGTAACTCCAGAAGTACAAAGGTTTCATTAAAGAAAGCATACGGTGAAGAAGTTATAAAGCAGTCTTTTGTTGATTTGTGGAAATATGCTAAATACATTTCCACCAAATAA